One Deinococcus aestuarii DNA segment encodes these proteins:
- the map gene encoding type I methionyl aminopeptidase: MTISNERDLEGMRLAGKVVARTLEALKAAVAPGITPADLDTLAGEIFAQYGAFSAPRAEYNAPVNVFVSVNEDIVHGLPTHRPLAAGDVVCIDVTPNVGGYVADAAVTVAVPPVSPVATRLIACAEAAFAQAMKAARAGRPLNGIGRAIETEVARRGFTLLRELQGHGVGRAIHEKPEVPNFYHPALQKPLHEGLVIAIEPMVSTGRNWRTKTLRDGWTISTTDGGIAAHFEHTIMITKGAPLILTA, encoded by the coding sequence ATGACGATCAGCAACGAGCGTGACCTGGAAGGCATGAGGCTGGCCGGGAAAGTGGTCGCCAGAACGCTTGAGGCGCTCAAGGCCGCCGTGGCACCCGGCATCACCCCTGCCGATCTGGACACGCTGGCTGGCGAGATTTTTGCCCAGTATGGCGCCTTTTCCGCTCCCCGTGCCGAGTACAACGCTCCCGTGAACGTGTTCGTCAGCGTGAACGAGGACATCGTTCATGGCCTGCCGACGCATCGGCCTCTCGCGGCGGGCGACGTGGTGTGCATCGATGTCACGCCGAATGTGGGAGGCTACGTCGCCGATGCGGCGGTGACGGTCGCCGTGCCTCCCGTGTCGCCCGTCGCCACCCGTCTGATCGCCTGTGCCGAAGCCGCATTCGCCCAGGCCATGAAAGCCGCCCGCGCGGGCCGTCCCCTGAACGGCATCGGCAGGGCGATTGAAACGGAAGTGGCGCGACGTGGCTTCACCCTGCTGCGCGAGTTGCAGGGACACGGGGTGGGCCGGGCCATTCACGAAAAGCCGGAGGTGCCCAACTTCTACCACCCGGCGCTCCAGAAACCCTTGCACGAGGGGCTGGTGATCGCCATCGAGCCAATGGTTTCCACTGGCCGAAACTGGCGCACCAAAACCCTGCGGGACGGCTGGACGATCTCCACGACGGACGGGGGCATCGCCGCCCACTTTGAACACACCATCATGATCACCAAGGGTGCGCCGCTGATTTTGACGGCCTGA
- the paaD gene encoding 1,2-phenylacetyl-CoA epoxidase subunit PaaD — MTAPHVTPEQVWSALAAVPDPEIPVVSVTDMGMVRDVAVDGGRVTVTFTPTFSGCPALHVIRESIGEAVRALGVPDVEVRSTLTPPWTTDWIQPDARERLRQYGIAPPAPAGDTPLITLDPEPTRCPRCGSLNVRMTASFGPTLCKRLYVCESCKEPFEGFKSV, encoded by the coding sequence ATGACCGCCCCCCACGTCACCCCCGAGCAGGTCTGGAGTGCCCTCGCCGCCGTGCCCGACCCCGAGATTCCCGTCGTGTCCGTCACCGATATGGGCATGGTGCGGGACGTGGCAGTGGACGGCGGGCGGGTGACGGTCACCTTCACCCCCACCTTCTCCGGCTGTCCCGCGCTGCATGTCATCCGCGAGTCCATCGGCGAGGCGGTGCGGGCCCTCGGCGTGCCCGACGTGGAGGTCCGCAGTACCCTCACGCCCCCCTGGACGACGGACTGGATTCAGCCGGACGCCCGCGAGCGGCTGCGCCAGTACGGCATCGCGCCCCCCGCCCCCGCCGGAGACACCCCCCTCATCACCCTCGACCCCGAACCCACCCGCTGCCCCCGCTGCGGCTCGCTGAACGTGAGGATGACGGCCAGCTTCGGCCCGACGTTGTGCAAGCGCCTGTACGTGTGCGAAAGCTGCAAGGAGCCGTTCGAGGGGTTTAAGAGTGTGTGA
- the paaC gene encoding 1,2-phenylacetyl-CoA epoxidase subunit PaaC, translated as MTGNGQPSALSSQQETLTPELRAVLIRKLTALADDEIILAHRDGEWTGHAPILEEDIALANIAQDELGHASLYLDLRGRLDGSDPDRLAFFRDAGEFTNVRLVELPKGDWAFTMLRQFLFDAYEALWLDAARGSTYAPLAEVAAKAVREERFHLQHAALWVERLALGTEESRRRTQNALDELWPHVAQLFAPVPGEAELVAAGIVPDLGEVCTRWEGFVVPHLTGKCGLLLPMTLADAAEGRDVHTEHLAPLLAEMQGVARQHANAEVW; from the coding sequence ATGACAGGGAATGGTCAGCCATCAGCCCTGAGCAGTCAGCAGGAGACGCTCACGCCCGAGCTTCGGGCCGTGTTGATCCGCAAGCTCACCGCCCTCGCCGACGACGAGATCATCCTGGCGCACCGAGACGGCGAGTGGACCGGGCACGCGCCGATCCTCGAAGAGGACATCGCCCTCGCCAACATCGCGCAGGACGAGTTGGGGCACGCCTCGCTTTACCTCGACCTGCGGGGCAGGCTCGACGGCTCCGACCCCGACCGCCTCGCCTTCTTCCGGGACGCGGGCGAGTTCACGAACGTCCGCCTCGTGGAACTGCCGAAGGGGGACTGGGCCTTCACGATGCTGCGCCAATTCCTCTTCGACGCCTACGAGGCGCTGTGGCTGGACGCGGCGCGGGGAAGCACCTACGCCCCGCTCGCCGAGGTCGCCGCAAAGGCCGTGCGCGAGGAGAGGTTCCACCTCCAGCACGCCGCCCTGTGGGTGGAACGCCTCGCCCTCGGCACCGAGGAGAGCCGCCGCCGCACGCAGAACGCGCTGGATGAGCTGTGGCCCCACGTCGCCCAACTGTTCGCCCCGGTGCCCGGTGAGGCGGAGCTGGTGGCCGCCGGAATCGTCCCCGACCTGGGGGAAGTCTGCACCCGCTGGGAGGGCTTCGTGGTGCCTCACCTCACTGGGAAGTGTGGCCTTCTCCTGCCGATGACCCTGGCCGATGCGGCGGAAGGGCGGGACGTGCACACCGAACACCTCGCCCCCCTCCTCGCCGAGATGCAGGGCGTGGCGCGGCAGCACGCGAACGCGGAGGTGTGGTGA
- a CDS encoding phenylacetic acid degradation protein → MTTPHPDTQWPRWEVFKQDAPNRPWQAVGSVHAGDPDHALLTARNVFARRPSAVSLWTVRESDILTATAEEVAARPEVLETPGEAGTYHLGLKRTHKRSMTFVDLVGTLEASGPGDALRQAREAHPDALTWLVFPESVVVRTSDDPGTVESWFAPAKDKTYKQQQYYGVIGRHVGELKREGKMPGRVNEEPHVGDHKVYDHPHDRAPKVQR, encoded by the coding sequence ATGACCACACCCCACCCCGACACCCAATGGCCCCGCTGGGAGGTCTTCAAGCAGGACGCGCCGAACCGGCCCTGGCAGGCGGTGGGGAGCGTCCACGCGGGAGACCCCGACCACGCCCTACTCACCGCCCGTAACGTCTTCGCGCGCCGTCCCTCCGCCGTGAGTCTCTGGACGGTGCGCGAATCCGATATTCTGACGGCCACCGCGGAAGAAGTTGCGGCCCGGCCCGAGGTGCTGGAAACCCCCGGCGAGGCGGGCACTTACCACCTGGGCCTCAAGCGGACGCACAAACGTTCTATGACCTTCGTCGATCTGGTGGGCACGCTGGAGGCGAGTGGCCCCGGCGACGCGCTGCGGCAGGCGCGGGAGGCACACCCGGACGCGCTGACCTGGCTCGTCTTCCCCGAATCCGTCGTGGTCCGCACGAGCGACGATCCGGGCACCGTGGAGAGCTGGTTCGCCCCCGCCAAGGACAAGACGTACAAGCAGCAGCAGTATTACGGGGTGATCGGGCGGCACGTCGGCGAACTCAAGCGCGAGGGCAAGATGCCGGGGCGCGTGAACGAGGAACCCCACGTCGGCGACCATAAGGTCTACGACCACCCGCATGACAGGGCGCCGAAGGTGCAGCGATGA
- the paaA gene encoding 1,2-phenylacetyl-CoA epoxidase subunit PaaA produces MTTNMDSAMTETAEQHAAFEARIQRGEKIEPGDWMPAEYRRQLIRMISQHAHSEVVGMLPEGEWITRAPSLKRKTILIAKVQDEAGHGQYLYHAAETLGATREEMLDALLSGKAKYSSIFNYPTHTWADVGMIGWLVDGAAIKNQTMLAGCSYGPYSRAMVRICSEETFHHKQGKEMIVTYAQGTPEQRRMAQDALNRWWWPALMMLGPHDADSTNTGALAKWGIKLKTNDEVRQEFINEHVPELLEAGLTIPDPDLHQDADGNWRHGPINWDEFWAVIKGQQGLNKERLGARQKAHEDGAWVREAMQAYAARQVAQAAD; encoded by the coding sequence ATGACGACGAACATGGACAGTGCCATGACGGAGACCGCCGAGCAGCACGCCGCCTTCGAGGCCCGAATCCAGCGCGGCGAGAAGATCGAGCCCGGCGACTGGATGCCTGCCGAGTACCGCCGCCAACTGATCCGCATGATCTCCCAACACGCCCACTCCGAGGTCGTGGGGATGCTGCCGGAGGGCGAGTGGATCACCCGCGCGCCCTCTCTTAAGCGCAAGACCATCCTGATCGCCAAGGTGCAGGACGAGGCGGGGCACGGCCAGTACCTCTACCACGCCGCCGAGACGCTGGGCGCGACCCGCGAGGAGATGTTGGACGCCCTGCTGAGCGGCAAGGCGAAGTATTCGAGCATCTTCAACTACCCCACCCACACCTGGGCCGACGTGGGCATGATCGGCTGGCTGGTGGACGGGGCGGCGATCAAGAACCAGACGATGCTCGCCGGGTGCTCCTACGGGCCCTACTCGCGGGCGATGGTCCGCATCTGCTCGGAGGAGACCTTCCACCACAAGCAGGGCAAGGAGATGATCGTCACCTACGCGCAGGGCACGCCCGAGCAGCGGCGGATGGCGCAGGACGCCCTGAACCGCTGGTGGTGGCCCGCCCTGATGATGCTCGGCCCGCACGACGCCGACAGCACGAACACGGGCGCTCTGGCAAAGTGGGGCATCAAGCTCAAGACGAACGACGAGGTGCGGCAGGAGTTCATCAACGAGCACGTCCCCGAGTTGCTGGAGGCGGGCCTGACCATCCCCGACCCCGACCTGCACCAGGACGCGGACGGCAACTGGCGGCACGGGCCGATCAACTGGGACGAGTTCTGGGCGGTCATCAAGGGCCAGCAGGGGCTGAACAAAGAGCGCCTCGGTGCCCGCCAGAAGGCCCACGAGGACGGCGCCTGGGTGCGCGAGGCCATGCAGGCGTACGCGGCGCGGCAGGTGGCGCAGGCGGCGGACTGA
- a CDS encoding TetR/AcrR family transcriptional regulator yields the protein MTTAPGPSSERKEQIYRTAARLFSEVGYRSTSMRDIAAALGIKAGSLYSHIEGKEELLWGIVTRIADEFDEALRPAGEASLSPSERLRSALTAYTEVVTRNLEYATVLFSEWRQLPPERQAQVKARRDAVERVFRDIIREGVGAGQFVPDTDVKLTAVLALSGANWLPNWFKPEGSLGPQEVAQTFAALLLRGIEVRADEG from the coding sequence ATGACGACGGCCCCCGGCCCTTCCTCCGAACGCAAGGAGCAGATTTACCGCACGGCGGCCCGGCTGTTCTCGGAGGTCGGGTACCGCTCCACCTCCATGCGCGACATCGCCGCTGCGCTGGGCATCAAGGCGGGCAGCCTCTACTCGCACATCGAGGGCAAGGAGGAGCTGCTGTGGGGCATCGTCACCCGTATCGCCGACGAGTTCGACGAGGCGCTGCGCCCGGCCGGGGAGGCGTCCCTCTCCCCCTCCGAGCGGCTGCGTTCCGCGCTGACGGCGTACACGGAGGTCGTCACCCGTAATTTGGAATACGCGACGGTGCTGTTCAGCGAGTGGCGGCAACTGCCCCCCGAGCGGCAGGCGCAGGTCAAGGCGCGGCGCGACGCGGTGGAGCGGGTGTTCCGCGACATCATCCGGGAGGGGGTGGGGGCGGGGCAGTTCGTGCCGGACACCGATGTCAAGCTGACCGCCGTCCTCGCGCTCTCGGGGGCGAACTGGCTCCCCAACTGGTTCAAGCCCGAGGGAAGCCTCGGCCCGCAGGAGGTGGCGCAGACCTTCGCCGCGCTGCTGCTGCGGGGCATCGAGGTGCGTGCGGACGAAGGCTAG
- a CDS encoding glycoside hydrolase family 13 protein encodes MTDALWAQPHHDGSPLYVPEPSPRLGGRADVFLRVPHASDVKSAWVRVLVDGEPELVRATVDRRDGQGTWLRVSLPVGNPVVSYRWLLDGGPHHYQWLNGSGLHGHDVADAADFRLSTSDPPAPWATGTMYQIFPDRFAKSQDRPAPAWAQPAAWDDPVIGEGPDTPRQLYGGDLDGITAHLDHIASLGVGTIYLTPFFPAESNHRYNASTFSRVDPLLGGDEAMARLADAAHARGLRLMGDLTTNHCGDTHEWFQAALADPRSPEREFFFFTDYPGRYDAWWGMREMPIFDHRSPELRRRLYDGPDSVVARWLGPHALDAWRIDVANMTGIHGEIDLSRRVATTIRRTMAGVTPESFLQAESNHDAGRDLLGDGYQGTMNYAAFTRPLWQWLLPPQARPYEHGKYPLLPNLPGPLVVGAMRSLSGVTPWQATLHAMNLIGSHDTHRVASLLGDERLVDVAFGMLAAYPGVPMIYSGDEIGLRAMGPEYARLPMPWEHPERWDERRLALTRALFTTRAGSVALQRGGLRWLSVADDALTFLREAPGETVLVHAARADHSSVRLPAQVVGSELAGLAGTADLRAETDGWVTLPSKGPAFGMWRLQGV; translated from the coding sequence ATGACCGACGCCCTTTGGGCCCAGCCCCACCACGACGGCTCGCCGCTGTACGTTCCCGAACCCAGTCCCCGCCTCGGGGGCCGGGCCGACGTCTTCCTGCGGGTGCCGCACGCCTCGGACGTGAAGAGCGCCTGGGTGCGTGTCCTCGTGGACGGCGAGCCCGAGCTGGTGCGCGCCACCGTGGACCGGAGGGACGGGCAGGGCACCTGGCTGCGCGTCAGCCTCCCCGTCGGCAACCCGGTGGTGAGCTACCGCTGGCTCCTCGACGGCGGCCCGCACCACTACCAGTGGCTGAACGGCAGCGGGCTGCACGGTCACGACGTCGCCGACGCCGCCGACTTCCGGCTGAGCACGTCCGACCCGCCCGCCCCGTGGGCGACGGGCACGATGTACCAGATTTTCCCGGACCGTTTCGCCAAGTCGCAGGACCGCCCCGCCCCCGCCTGGGCCCAACCCGCCGCCTGGGACGACCCGGTGATCGGCGAGGGGCCCGACACGCCGCGCCAGCTCTACGGCGGGGACCTGGACGGCATCACCGCGCACCTCGACCACATCGCGTCGCTGGGGGTGGGGACGATCTACCTGACGCCCTTCTTCCCCGCCGAGTCGAACCACCGCTACAACGCCTCGACCTTCAGCCGCGTCGATCCCCTCCTCGGCGGCGACGAGGCGATGGCGAGGCTCGCCGACGCCGCACACGCTCGGGGCCTCCGCCTGATGGGCGACCTTACGACCAACCACTGCGGGGACACGCACGAGTGGTTCCAGGCCGCGCTGGCCGATCCCCGCTCCCCGGAGAGGGAGTTTTTCTTCTTCACCGACTATCCCGGCCGCTACGACGCGTGGTGGGGGATGCGGGAGATGCCGATCTTCGACCACCGCAGCCCCGAGCTGCGCCGCCGCCTCTACGACGGCCCGGACTCCGTTGTCGCGCGCTGGCTCGGACCGCACGCGCTGGACGCCTGGCGGATCGACGTCGCCAACATGACGGGGATTCACGGGGAGATCGACCTCAGCCGCAGGGTCGCCACCACCATCCGCCGCACGATGGCGGGGGTGACGCCCGAGTCTTTCCTTCAGGCCGAGTCCAACCACGACGCGGGGCGCGACCTTCTCGGGGACGGCTACCAGGGCACCATGAACTACGCGGCGTTCACGCGCCCGCTGTGGCAGTGGCTCCTCCCGCCGCAGGCCCGGCCCTACGAGCACGGCAAGTACCCGCTGCTGCCCAACCTCCCCGGCCCTCTCGTCGTGGGGGCGATGCGCTCCCTCTCCGGGGTCACCCCCTGGCAGGCCACCCTGCACGCGATGAACCTGATCGGCTCGCACGACACGCACCGGGTCGCGTCCCTCCTCGGGGACGAGCGGCTGGTGGACGTGGCCTTCGGGATGCTCGCCGCCTACCCCGGCGTGCCGATGATCTATTCCGGCGACGAGATCGGCCTGAGGGCGATGGGACCGGAATATGCCCGCCTCCCGATGCCGTGGGAACATCCGGAGCGGTGGGACGAACGGAGGCTCGCCCTGACCCGCGCCCTGTTCACCACCCGTGCCGGGAGCGTCGCCCTCCAGCGCGGCGGCCTGAGGTGGCTGTCGGTTGCCGACGACGCGCTGACCTTCCTGCGCGAGGCGCCCGGCGAGACCGTCCTCGTCCATGCCGCGCGTGCGGACCATTCCTCCGTCCGGCTCCCGGCGCAGGTCGTGGGGTCCGAACTCGCGGGGCTCGCCGGGACCGCCGACCTCCGGGCCGAGACGGACGGGTGGGTCACGCTGCCCAGTAAGGGACCGGCCTTCGGGATGTGGCGGCTTCAGGGCGTCTAG
- a CDS encoding HNH endonuclease signature motif containing protein: MLQRCLYCGGEFDAPPQEVDRGNGKFCSTACSARHQWRDRQEKEPNCSCAFCGTPLYRIKSKQLASRSGLIFCDRKGKERAQTRAVKLLEVGCYKDGRGSHRSIALRDREAKCELCGYDAVPEVLEVHHVDRDRSNNHPSNLQLLCPTCHTVQHFITRTGKSTPRRVSSLRCGECARRWDRRLSCRPGVDAPPNRTPGHSRPTTPPGQAHRTQETT, from the coding sequence ATGCTTCAAAGGTGTCTGTACTGCGGAGGGGAGTTCGATGCTCCCCCACAAGAAGTTGATAGAGGTAACGGCAAGTTCTGCTCCACGGCTTGTTCGGCCAGGCATCAATGGCGCGACCGGCAAGAGAAGGAGCCGAACTGTAGCTGTGCCTTCTGTGGTACGCCGCTTTACCGCATCAAATCCAAACAACTAGCCAGCAGAAGCGGGCTGATCTTCTGCGACAGGAAAGGTAAGGAGAGGGCGCAGACCCGGGCAGTCAAACTGTTGGAAGTAGGCTGCTACAAGGATGGGAGAGGCAGTCACCGGAGCATTGCCCTGAGAGACCGTGAGGCCAAATGCGAACTTTGCGGTTACGATGCCGTTCCCGAGGTGTTGGAGGTTCATCACGTGGACCGCGACCGCAGTAACAACCACCCCAGCAATCTGCAACTCCTGTGCCCAACTTGTCACACGGTTCAGCACTTCATCACCAGGACGGGGAAGTCCACTCCCAGGCGGGTTTCCTCGCTCCGGTGCGGCGAGTGCGCTCGGAGGTGGGATCGGCGCCTCTCCTGCCGCCCCGGTGTTGACGCTCCCCCGAACCGAACGCCAGGCCACAGCCGCCCGACCACACCGCCGGGGCAAGCCCACCGAACCCAGGAGACGACATGA
- a CDS encoding helix-turn-helix domain-containing protein, which yields MTTINHEERGASSPIAAYLSVPDAAAYLGVHPSLVYKEIRAGRLRAVKIGAKVIRISREALEAYTAAQSTGAN from the coding sequence TTGACCACGATCAACCATGAAGAACGGGGCGCATCCTCGCCTATTGCCGCCTACCTCAGCGTTCCCGACGCTGCCGCCTACCTAGGCGTACACCCCTCGCTGGTCTACAAAGAGATTCGCGCCGGGCGGCTACGTGCCGTGAAGATCGGCGCGAAGGTCATCCGCATCTCCCGAGAGGCGCTGGAGGCGTACACCGCAGCCCAGAGCACGGGGGCAAACTGA
- a CDS encoding DNA primase family protein produces MSGSHVETVETFARFFPPNPVKHGRVLGRDPQTGKKKVETKEGAPVTLQALDTHLGAKGKVAGNALGYLPGYEDGTLVGAIDLDGKDFPGKGLDDARRAVLETCAGLNLNAYPERSRSGKGWHIWLWADERLPYGVMRAALREIAHHAELPKVETYPMGDDARGRWIITPYSRALKGERPYLGRTYLETDEGQPIPVDELGEWITPNPAERLCALAQEHAERARPTMPAAAPAAGSSGDLLPEAVPLLLEAAREHAPAARHDALAAFLNMGQRAGDLAGMVEGLKTPEVFTRWCADGSRTVQEWAEEVDRWAENVETGGAEARRGLPYLREVGFTVPDLPRRKDAERVEKLAGGMNLGELPQAADIPEAEHWVAEDRAEYSDRQMLDLLGLNRWPVTAPDTDTAHAYRLAELAGGDLRYTGKLGGWLAFDGRQWRMGAGRKGDGEGDLMAQGLSQKLSGIMGPEVARLFALRGVLAPFKGSREMDIQAMERAAWRHVRAQKAVESRSKQKAVLENARPLLMVDHALFEPRPWVLGFQNGVWDHGQMREHRREDHMLTLSPVEYHADADRGVWQEVLDRITGGDAELARTLQDVAGYVLSGSSTLRLLPWLYGPKGTGKSTFAELLGTVLGDMAASLDTKLFAADSARERLGAAVWGKRAAFCAEAGNARLDAELLKTLSGGDRLPVRFLFSEPFTAAPRHVLLMVANDAPRVEAYDEALKDRVLALPFLHPLEVPGLPRLLGGARIEAMRQDPTSALVQGFTPWAVEGLGRVLRERNVYRAPVTADATAGFWADVDPLREFWASRDLSSLSLGVGTAEFRQEYEKWCEAEGARPVGQRAWYAACAAVGLHKGSNGKNRVWRLKTARLFPGWGSAGAGGDFDTLTLSGSIPNSSRESPPLKNDSLEELGTGVKSVKVSSAAGWEDEL; encoded by the coding sequence ATGAGCGGGTCTCACGTCGAGACGGTCGAGACATTCGCCCGGTTCTTCCCACCCAATCCCGTGAAGCATGGGCGGGTGCTGGGGCGCGACCCGCAGACCGGGAAGAAGAAGGTCGAGACGAAGGAAGGCGCCCCGGTCACCCTCCAGGCGCTCGACACGCACCTGGGCGCAAAGGGTAAGGTCGCGGGGAACGCCCTGGGCTACCTGCCCGGGTACGAAGACGGGACGCTTGTGGGCGCGATTGACCTTGACGGGAAGGACTTCCCCGGCAAGGGACTCGACGACGCGCGTCGGGCTGTGCTGGAGACGTGCGCCGGGCTGAACCTGAACGCCTACCCGGAGCGCAGTCGCAGCGGCAAGGGTTGGCACATCTGGCTCTGGGCAGACGAGCGCCTGCCTTATGGCGTCATGCGGGCCGCGCTGCGCGAGATTGCACACCACGCTGAGCTGCCGAAGGTCGAGACGTACCCGATGGGCGACGATGCCCGGGGCCGGTGGATCATCACGCCTTACAGCCGCGCCCTCAAGGGGGAGCGGCCCTACCTGGGGCGCACCTACCTTGAGACGGACGAAGGCCAGCCCATCCCGGTAGACGAGCTGGGCGAGTGGATCACGCCCAACCCCGCCGAGCGGCTGTGCGCCCTGGCCCAGGAGCACGCTGAGCGCGCCCGGCCCACCATGCCTGCTGCTGCGCCCGCAGCGGGGAGCAGCGGGGACCTGCTGCCCGAAGCGGTGCCCCTGCTGCTAGAGGCTGCGCGCGAGCACGCCCCAGCCGCCCGGCACGATGCACTGGCCGCCTTCCTGAACATGGGGCAGCGAGCGGGCGACCTCGCTGGGATGGTCGAGGGGCTGAAGACGCCTGAAGTCTTCACCCGGTGGTGCGCTGACGGCTCGCGCACGGTGCAGGAGTGGGCGGAAGAAGTTGACCGCTGGGCTGAGAACGTCGAGACGGGCGGCGCGGAGGCCCGGCGCGGGCTGCCCTACCTGCGAGAGGTCGGGTTCACGGTGCCGGACCTGCCCAGGCGGAAGGACGCCGAGCGGGTTGAGAAGCTCGCCGGGGGGATGAACCTGGGTGAGCTGCCCCAGGCTGCGGACATCCCCGAAGCGGAACACTGGGTAGCTGAGGACCGGGCCGAGTACAGCGACCGGCAAATGTTGGACCTGCTGGGCCTGAACCGCTGGCCGGTGACTGCCCCGGATACCGACACCGCCCACGCCTACCGCCTCGCCGAGTTGGCCGGGGGTGACCTCCGGTACACGGGCAAGCTGGGCGGGTGGCTTGCCTTCGACGGGCGGCAGTGGCGCATGGGCGCCGGGCGCAAGGGGGACGGCGAAGGCGACCTGATGGCCCAGGGGCTCTCGCAGAAGCTCAGCGGGATCATGGGGCCGGAGGTCGCGCGGCTGTTCGCCCTGCGCGGTGTGTTGGCGCCCTTCAAGGGCTCGCGCGAGATGGACATTCAGGCGATGGAGCGGGCGGCCTGGCGGCATGTGCGGGCGCAAAAAGCCGTCGAGAGCCGCAGCAAGCAGAAGGCGGTGCTGGAGAACGCCCGCCCGCTGCTGATGGTGGATCACGCCCTCTTCGAGCCCCGCCCCTGGGTGCTGGGCTTCCAGAACGGCGTGTGGGATCACGGGCAGATGCGCGAGCACCGCCGCGAGGATCACATGCTGACGCTCTCCCCGGTCGAGTACCACGCCGACGCCGACCGGGGTGTGTGGCAGGAGGTGCTCGACCGGATCACCGGGGGGGACGCCGAGCTGGCCCGGACGCTTCAGGACGTGGCCGGGTACGTCCTCAGCGGTTCAAGCACGCTGCGGCTGTTGCCGTGGCTCTACGGGCCGAAGGGGACCGGGAAGAGCACCTTCGCCGAGTTGCTGGGGACGGTGCTGGGCGACATGGCGGCAAGCCTCGATACAAAACTGTTCGCTGCGGACAGCGCGCGGGAGCGCCTGGGGGCGGCCGTGTGGGGCAAGCGGGCGGCCTTCTGCGCCGAGGCGGGGAACGCGCGGCTGGACGCCGAGCTGCTGAAGACCCTCAGCGGCGGGGACCGCCTGCCTGTGCGCTTCCTGTTCAGCGAGCCGTTCACAGCGGCTCCGCGTCACGTCCTGCTGATGGTGGCGAACGATGCGCCCCGGGTCGAGGCATACGACGAGGCTCTGAAAGATCGCGTACTTGCCCTGCCGTTCCTGCACCCGCTGGAGGTGCCAGGTCTGCCGCGCCTTCTGGGCGGGGCGCGCATCGAGGCGATGCGCCAGGACCCGACCTCAGCACTTGTGCAGGGCTTCACGCCCTGGGCCGTTGAGGGGCTCGGCAGGGTTCTTCGGGAGAGGAACGTGTACCGCGCGCCAGTCACGGCAGACGCCACGGCGGGCTTCTGGGCAGATGTCGACCCCCTGCGCGAGTTCTGGGCCAGCCGTGACCTCTCTTCCCTCAGCCTGGGCGTAGGAACGGCCGAGTTCCGGCAGGAGTACGAGAAGTGGTGTGAAGCCGAGGGCGCCCGGCCTGTGGGGCAGCGCGCGTGGTATGCGGCCTGCGCTGCCGTGGGCCTGCACAAGGGCAGCAACGGAAAAAACCGTGTGTGGAGGCTGAAAACTGCACGCCTGTTCCCCGGCTGGGGCAGCGCGGGCGCCGGTGGGGACTTTGACACTTTGACACTTTCGGGGTCAATTCCCAATTCTTCTCGGGAGAGCCCCCCCTTAAAAAATGACTCCTTAGAAGAATTGGGAACAGGCGTCAAAAGTGTCAAAGTGTCAAGCGCTGCGGGCTGGGAGGATGAGCTGTGA
- a CDS encoding helix-turn-helix domain-containing protein, which translates to MTSPVVPPGVPSLLKVGQVARVLGFSERRVKTWLDRGTLPYVQPTGRCGARLVPAAALADLGSRHGLPLRWVEALG; encoded by the coding sequence ATGACTTCCCCGGTCGTCCCTCCGGGCGTCCCCTCGCTGCTCAAGGTCGGACAGGTGGCACGGGTGCTCGGCTTCAGCGAGCGGCGCGTGAAGACGTGGCTCGACCGGGGCACCCTGCCCTATGTCCAGCCGACGGGGCGCTGTGGAGCGCGGCTGGTGCCCGCTGCGGCCCTTGCCGACCTGGGCTCGCGTCACGGCCTGCCCTTGCGCTGGGTTGAGGCGCTGGGCTAG
- a CDS encoding terminase small subunit codes for MPARTLANSTRPLSPKQQHFLREYLATGNATRAARAAGYSPKNERTTGWRLLHHPEVRKAVEAARTPTACLPGHVGIIFTRYGRVLPPAEALAAAERGATGPLAPLLLKHLRQLLDLA; via the coding sequence ATGCCTGCTCGCACCCTCGCCAACAGCACGCGCCCGCTCTCGCCCAAACAACAGCACTTCCTCCGCGAGTACCTTGCCACAGGCAACGCCACCCGAGCGGCCCGGGCGGCGGGCTACTCGCCCAAAAACGAGCGCACGACTGGCTGGCGACTCCTGCACCACCCTGAGGTGAGGAAGGCTGTCGAGGCAGCCCGCACGCCCACAGCCTGCCTGCCGGGGCACGTGGGCATCATCTTCACCCGGTATGGGCGCGTGCTCCCTCCCGCTGAGGCGTTGGCGGCTGCGGAGAGGGGGGCAACTGGCCCTCTTGCGCCCCTCCTGCTCAAGCACCTGCGCCAGTTGCTCGACCTTGCCTAA
- a CDS encoding helix-turn-helix domain-containing protein gives MNEKVRQGAREAMKAQGLTHQQLAEATGIERPNVTRLLSGQVGKVPDNWQRILDALGLELVAVPKKEG, from the coding sequence ATGAACGAAAAGGTACGGCAGGGCGCGCGGGAGGCCATGAAGGCGCAGGGGCTCACGCACCAGCAGCTCGCCGAGGCGACGGGGATCGAGCGACCGAACGTCACTCGGCTGCTCAGCGGACAGGTAGGGAAGGTGCCGGACAACTGGCAGCGCATCCTTGACGCATTGGGTCTGGAACTCGTGGCCGTACCTAAGAAGGAAGGTTGA